The genome window AAGCGCGCGAAACAGCACCTTGCGCTCGAAGGCGATGATCGGCATGCCGATGAACAGCGCGAAGATCGCCCCGATAACGGGCGTCTGATTGGAGTAGAACGACAGATCGTAGACGACGCCGCTGGCAGCCAGGACGATCGTGATCAGGATCCAGTTCTGCGTCGGAGATATTTCCCGCATGCCGCCTCTTCGCCGTGATGGTCGCTCCAGCCATTGTTTCAGCTGGGAAAAAAGCGTCAAGCGAATTTGGTTCCGTCTCACAGACTGACGGTTTCGACCTTCCGGCCGACGAAACGCAGGCCAATCTGGCCCTGGATGAGCTGCAACGCCGGCTCCCCGAAAAGGTCGCGCCGCCAGCCGTTAAGGGCAGCGACTTCGGCCTTCTCGCCCTCGGCGGCGATCCTGTCGAGATCCTCGCTGTTGGCGATAACCTTCGGCGCCACGCCGTGTTTTTCCGAAATCAGCTTCAGCAGCACCTTCAGCAGTTCGACGGCGGCAGCGGCCCCTTCGGGCGCCTGCGCCTGGCGCGGCACATGCGGCATATCGGCCTTCGGAAGAGCAAGCGCCGCGTTGACGGCCTCGATGACGGATGCGCCTGACGTCGAGCGCTCCCAGCCTTTCGGAATGGTGCGCAACCGGCCGAGCGCCTCGGTATCTTTCGGCTGCTGCTGGGCGATCTCGTAGATCGCATCATCCTTCAGCACCCGCGACCGCGGCACATTGCGGGCGCGTGCCTCGCGTTCGCGCCAGGCGGCGACATATTTCAGGATCGCCAGCTCCTGCGGCTTGCGCAGCCGCATCTTCAGTCGCTGCCAGGCATCGTCGGGGTGCATGTCGTAGGTTTCTCGCGCTTCGAGAATGTCCATTTCCTCGGAGAGCCAGGAGGTGCGGCCTTCGCGATCGAGTTCCGCCTTCAGCGACAGGTAGACGTCGCGCAGATGGGTGACGTCGGCCAGTGCATATTCCAGCTGCTTGTCGGAGAGCGGCCGGCGGCTCCAGTCGGTGAAACGCGACGACTTGTCGATATGGACGTTCTTGATGC of Rhizobium sp. BT04 contains these proteins:
- the rnd gene encoding ribonuclease D, whose protein sequence is MIETTADLAAACKELAKSDFITIDTEFLRETTFWPELCLIQMASPTTEVLVDPLAKGIDLAPFFALMADPKVLKVFHAARQDIEIIFNRGNLIPHPIFDTQVAAMVCGFGDSVSYDQLVSRIKNVHIDKSSRFTDWSRRPLSDKQLEYALADVTHLRDVYLSLKAELDREGRTSWLSEEMDILEARETYDMHPDDAWQRLKMRLRKPQELAILKYVAAWREREARARNVPRSRVLKDDAIYEIAQQQPKDTEALGRLRTIPKGWERSTSGASVIEAVNAALALPKADMPHVPRQAQAPEGAAAAVELLKVLLKLISEKHGVAPKVIANSEDLDRIAAEGEKAEVAALNGWRRDLFGEPALQLIQGQIGLRFVGRKVETVSL